Sequence from the Sphingosinicella ginsenosidimutans genome:
GCTGGAGCTCGACTGGGAGAGCTGGCCCGGCTTCAGCACCGGGGCGATGGAGAAGATGCTGGCCTATGCCTGGCCGGGCAACGTCCGCGAGCTTCGCAACGCAGTGGAGCGCGCCGTCTATCGCTGGCAAAATCCGGCCGCGCCAATCGACGAGGTGAGCTTCGACCCCTTCGAATCGCCCTGGGCGCCTGCAGCGACGCCAAGGCCGGCGGCGGCGGAAGAGCAAAAGGCCGCTGCGCCGGCGGTGGCTCCGCCAACGACGTCGGGCGCACACGATCCCGCCGCCTGTGCCGATCTCAGGCTCGCGGTCGCTGAATATGAGAAGGCGATCCTTGCCGCAGCGCTTGAGAAATGCCGATGGAACCAGCGCGCTGCGGCGGCGGCGCTGAGCGTGACCTACGATCAGCTGCGCCACGCGATGCGGCGCCACCAGATGCAGGCCAATTAGGCCCGATCCGACGCTCGCCGCTGCGCGCATCGGGAGATCTCAGGGCAGTTTCGCCTTCGGAAAGCCGCCCCACGCCGAATCATAGTCGGGTTGGGCATGATCGAGCGCGAAGCGGGTCGGCCGGTAGGGCCAACAGGTTTCGACCATGAACGCCATCGTGCCGTCGATCTTGTGCGGCGCGAGTTCGGCGTTGGTCGCTTTCTCCCAGCTCGCGACGTCGGGGCCGTGGCCGGCCATGAGGTTGTGAAGGCTGAGCCCGCCCGGGGCGAACCCGTTCGCCTTCGCATCATAGGCGCCGTGGATCAGCCCCATCGCCTCGCTCATCACGTTGCGGTGGAACCAGGGCGGGCGGAACGTGTCCTCGGCGACCATCCAGCGCGGCGGGAAGATCACGAAATCGGCATTGGCGCGGCCCGGCGCGTGGCTCGGCGACGTCAGGACGGTGAAGATCGATGGATCGGGATGATCGTAGCTGACCGTCCCCATCACGTTGAAAAGCCTCAGATCATATTTGCACGGCGCGAGATTGCCGTGCCAGGCGACGACATCGAGCGGCGAGTGATCGAGATCGGTGATCCAGAGCGATCCGAGATTCTTCTGGATGAGCTGGACGGGCGCGTCGCGATCCTCATAGGCCGCCGAGGGCGTGAGGAAATCGCGTGGATTTGCGAGGCCGTTCGAGCCGATCGGGCCGAGTTCCGGGAGGCGGAAGAGCGCGCCGTGATTTTCGGCGACATATCCGCGGGCCCGCGTGTCCGGCAGGAGCACCCGGAAGCGAACGCCGCGCGGGATCAGGGCGACCTCGCCCGGCCCGATCTCGATCCGGCCCATCTCGGTGCGGATGTCGAGCCGGCCCATTTCCGGGATCAGCAGCAGCTCACCATCGGCGTCGAAGAAGTAGCGATCAGCCATGTCGGCATTGGCGCGGTAGATGTGGACGGCGCAGCCCTCCAGGCTCGCGGGATCGCGATTGGCCATCATCGTGACGAGGCCGTCGACGAAGTCCGTCGGCGCGTCCGGCATTGCGAGCGGATCCCAGCGCAGCCGATTGGGGGGCAGGGGGGCATCGTCGGTGCCCGGCGCGAAGAGCGGCGCGCCCTCATAGCGGCGATAGGGCGGATGGGCGGCGCTGGGGCGCAGCCGGTAGAGCCAGCTGCGCCGGTTTTCGTGCCGTGGCGCAGTGAAGGCCGTGCCTGAAAGCTGCTCGGCATAAAGGCCGAAGGCGGGGCGCTGCGGCGAATTGCGGCCCTGCGGCAGCGCGCCGGCGACGGCCTCGGTCGCGAAATGATTGGCGAAGCCCGGCATGTCGGTGGAGCTCATGGCCGGGCTTCTTAGCCCGTCAGGACGCGTCCTGCCAGCCGCCTCCAAGGGCGAGGAAAAGCGTGACGAGGTTGTCCGACAGCGCGGCTTCCGACTGGGCGACCTGTGAATCGACCGCGGCAAGCGCGCCCTGCGCGTCGAGGACGACCTGGAAATTCTCGCGCCCCGCCTGATAGCGCAGGCGGGCGATGCGCAGCGCCTCGGCGGCCTGGCCATGGGCGCGGCGCAGGGTGTTCAGCCGATCGAGCTCGCGCGCATAGCGGGTCAGCGCGCTCTCCGTCTCCTGGAGCGCGTTGAGCCAGGTGCCGTCATAGCTGGCGAGCGCCGCATCGGCGTCCGCGCGGGCCTCGCGGATGCGCGCGCGGGCGACGGCGATGTTCGGGAAGCTCCACGAAATGAGCGGGCCGACGCTGAACCGGAAGGCGTCGCTATGGCCGAGATTGCCCGGCGAGGTCGCGCTGGACCCAATGGAGCCGCCGAGACTGATGCTCGGATAAAGATCGGCGGTGGCGACCCCGATCCGTGCCGTCGCGGCATGAAGCTGGCGATCGGCCTGGCGGATGTCGGGCCGGCGCGCGAGCAGGCTCGCGCCATCGCCGACCGGGATCGCCTGGGCCAGAGCCGGCGGCGTGGCGCAGGCCGCGGCCGCGGGCGGAAATTCGGTCGGGGGCCGGCCGGTGAGCACGGCGAGACGGTAGAGCGCGGTCTGGCGCTGCGCCTCAAGGGTCGGAATGGTCGCGCGGGTCTGATCGAGCTGCGCGCCGGCCTGGCTCGATTCGAGCATCGTCGCCCGCCCGCCCTGGAGCAGTCGCCTGGTCAGATCATAGGTTTCCTGCTGCACCCGCACGCTTTCCTGCGCGACGGCGAGCTGGCGTCCGGCGCTGCACGCGTCGGCATAAGCGCGGGTGGTTTCGGCGGCGACGGTGATCCGGGTCAGATCGAAAGCGGCCTGGACCGCCTCCGCATCGGCACGGCTCGCCTCGATCGTGCGGTGAATCCGCCCGAACAGGTCGAGCTGGTAGGAGACGTCGAGCCCGACATCATAGGCATCGCCCGTCGGGCTGGTGCCCGGAAGGCCGAGCGCCTCGCCCGACTGGCGCGCATAGGTCGCGCTTCCCGAGACCGTCGTCGAGGGGAGCCGCCCGGCGCGACTCTCGCTCAGCACCGCGCGGGCGCGGCGCAGGTTCGCTTCGGCCACGCGCAGATCGGTATTGGCGGTGAGGGCCTCGCGGATCAGTGCGTCGAGCGTCGGATCGCGGAAAAGCTGCCACCATTGACCCTGCGGCTCGTCCCCGGTGAAGGCGGGCGAGGTCGCGCCGGCGAAGGGCGTCTGCGCGGGCGCACGCGGCGCCGGCGATTCGTAATTCGGACCGACGACGCAGCCGGACAGCGCGAGCGCGCCGACGCCGGCGAGGAAAATCCGTCGCATCATGCCTCTCCCCCGGCCGGCGCGGGCTCGTCGGGCAGGCCGTCATAGGAGGTGGGATAGTGGGTCTCGCGCTCCGGCTTGGACGGCAGGAACCGGCCGAGGCTGCGCGTCACGATGTAGAAGACGGGCGTGAAGACGAGGCCGAAGAAGGTCACGCCGAGCATCCCGAAGGCGACGGCGGTGCCGATCGCCTGGCGCATCTCCGCCCCCGGGCCGACCGCGATGGCGAGCGGAATCACGCCGAAGATGAAGGCGAAGCTGGTCATCAGGATCGGACGAAGGCGGGTGCCGGCGGCATAGACCGCCGCCTCATATTTGTTCATGCCGAGCTCCTCCTCGCCCTGGCGCGCGAACTCGACGATGAGGATGGCGTTCTTCGCCGCGAGCGCGATCAGCACGACCAGCCCGACCTGCGTCAGGATATTGTTGTCGAGCCCCCGGATGTTGACGCCGACCATCGCGGCCAGAATGCACATCGGCACGATCAGGATGACCGCGAGCGGCAGTGTCAGCGATTCATACTGCGCGGCGAGGACGAGGAAGACGAAGACCACGGCAAGGCTGAAGATCAGTACCGCCGTGTTGCCGGCGGCCTGCTGCTGATAGGCAAGGCCGGTCCATTCGAAGCCGAAGCCGGGCGGCAGGTGCTGCGCGGCGAGCCGCTCCATCTCGCGGATCGCATCGCCGGACGAAACGCCGGGCGCGGCCAGCCCCTGAAGCTCGGCGGCGGGGAAGAGGTTGTAGCGAGCGACTCGCACGGCGCCGCTGCCCTGGCGGAACGTCGCGACGGACGACAAGGGCACCATCTGCCCGCTCGCCGAGCGGACTTGGAGCTGGCCGATATCCGACAGCGTGTTGCGCGACGAAGGCTGCGCCTGGGCCACGACCCGGAAGGTACGGCCGAACAGATTGAAATCGTTGATGTAGGTCGAGCCGAGATAGGTGCCGAGCGCGCTGTAGATCTGGCTCGGCTGGACCCCGAGCAGCTGGGCGCGATCGCGGTCGATGTCCGCCTCGATCCGCGGGCTGCCGGTGTTGAACAGCGAGAAGACCTGGGTGACCTTCTGCGACTGGGCGGCGGCGCCCATCATCGCGAAGGTCGCGCCCTGAAGCGCCGGGAGGCCGGCGTTCGATCGATCCTGGATCTCCATCGTGAAGCCGCTGCCGTTACCGAGGCCCTGGACCGGGGGCGGCGACAGGAAGAAGACCTGGGCACCCTGTTCGGCCTGGGCGATCGCGCCGGTGATCTGCCCGGCAAGCGCGGTCGCGGTGAGATCGGCGCTGCGCCGTTCGGAGAAATCCTTGAGCTTGAGGAACAGCACGGCGCTGTTCGAGGCCTGGCTGAAGCTGGTGCCGTCGAGCCCGGCGAAGGAGCCGGAATCGACCACCGCCGGATTATGGGTGGCGATATCGAGCGCGTGCAGCATCGTCCGGTCGGTGCGTTCGAGCGATGAGCCGGGGGGGAGCTGGACGACGCCGATCAGGAAACCCTGGTCCTGATCGGGGATGAAGCCGGTCGGTGTCGCGACGAGGCGCCAGGCGGTGAGCCCGAGCAGGCCGGCATAGACGATGAGCATGATCGTCGATCGGCGGATGACCCGGCCGGTGAAGGCGCCATAGCGGTTCGAGAGCCAGTCGAAGCCGCGATTGAAGCGATCCGCGGCGACGCGCAGCGGGCGCATGAAGCGACTGCCCTCGCGATGCTCCTCCCCGGCCTTGTGCGGCTTCAGCAGCAAGGCGGCGAGGGCAGGGGAGAGCGTGAGCGAGACGATGAGCGAGATCACCGCGGCGGACGCGATCGTCACGGCGAACTGGCGATAGAAGATTCCAGGGATGCCGGCGACGAAGGCGGTCGGCACGAACACCGACACGAGGACGAGGCCGATGGCGATCAGCGCGCCGGTCACCTCACGCATCGTGCGGTGCGCGGCGTCGCGCGGCGACAGGCCGTCGCGGACATGGCGCTCCACCGCCTCGACGATGACGATGGCGTCATCGACGACGATGCCGACGGCGAGCACCAGCGCGAAGAGCGACAGCGAGTTGATCGAGAAGCCGAGTGCCAGCTGCACCGCGAAGGTGCCGACCAGGCTGACCGGGATGGCGATGATCGGGATGATCGCCGCCCGCCAGGTCTGCAGGAAGACGACGACCACGATCACGACGAGGATGATCGCCTCGATCAATGTGTGCTGCACCGCCTCGACCGAGGCCTGGACATATTCGGTCGGGTTGTAGGGGATCGAATAATGGAGGCCCGGCGGGAAATCGCGCGAGGCGGCCTGGACCTCGGCGAGCACCCGCTCGGCGGCGTCGAGCGCGTTCGAGCCGGGTTGCTGGACGATTGCGAGCGCGACGCCGCGGCGTCCGCCGAAATAGCCGCGAATGCCGTAATCCTGGCTGCCGAGCTCGACCCGGCCGATGTCGCGGACGCGGGTGATCGCGCCGGTCACCGGATCGGTCTTGATGACGACATCGGCGAACTGGGCCGGATCGGTGAGCCGGCCCTGGACCTGGACCGGAAGCTCGAAGGCCGGGCCGCCGCGGTCGAACGGCGGCTGGCCGACGGCGCCGCCGGCGACCTGCACGTTCTGCGTCCGAAGCGCGTTGACGATCTCGTCGGAGGTGAGGTTGCGGGCGGCCGCGCGATCGGGATCGATCCACACGCGCATCGAATAATTGCCGCCGCCGAACACGGTGACGCCGCCGACGCCCTCGAGCCGGAGCAGCCGGTCGCGAAGGCCCGAATTGGCGTAATTGCCGATATAGTCGATATCGAGCGCCGGATCGGTCGCGGTGAGCGCGACGATCATCAGGAAGCCCTGCGACTGCTTGGCGACGACGACGCCGATCTGGCGGACCTGATCGGGAAGACGCGGCTCGGCGAGTGCGACGCGATTCTGGACGAGCACCTGGGCGGCATCCAGATCGGTGCCCGGCTTGAACGAGACGGTGATCTGGACGGTGCCGGACGAGGTCGACGAGGAGCTCATGTAGAGCATGTCCTCGACGCCGTTGATCTCCTGCTCGAGCGGGGTCGCGACGGTTTCCGCGAGCGTCTCGGCCGACGCCCCGGGGAAGGTCGCCTGGACGGTGATCGTCGGCGGCGCGATGTCCGGATATTGCGACAGCGAGAGCTGCGGATAGGAAAAGGCGCCGATCAGGGTGATGAACACCGAGATCACGGCGGCGAAGATCGGCCGCTCGATGAAGAAGCTCGAAATGTTCATCGCCGACTCCTCAGCCTGCCGTGACCGGAGTGGCGACCGATGCCGGCGTTTCCGGCGGAGTCGGTTCGGCCGGGGCATTGGCCGCGGGCGGCTGGATGCGGCCGTTCTGCGGCGTCACCTTCTGGCCCGGCTGGGCGCGCTGGATGCCATCGATGACGACGCGGTCGTTGGGGGCGATGCCGGAGCGGATCACGCGCAGGCTGCCGACGAGCGGGCCGAGCACGACCGGCTTGGCGGCGACATTGCCCTGCGCGTCGACGACATAGACGAGCCGCCGAGCGCTGTCCGTGACGATGGCGGTATCGGGCACCATCAGCGCACGGTAGGGCGGCGACCCGGCGAGCTGGAGATGGCCGAACATGCCGGGGCGCAGGAAGCCGTCGGGATTGGGAACGATCGCGCGCGCACGGATCGTGCCGGCGCCCGGATCGATCGCATTGTCGACGAAATCCAGCCGGCCGCGATGGACATATTGGCCCTCGTCCTGGAGCCGGATGCGGACCTCGCTGCCGATGCCGGCCGCATGTTCGCGCTGGTAGCGCAGCAGCAGCGCTTCCGATCCGTCGAAGGCGAAGTGGAGCGGATCGGTCGACACGATCGTGGTCAGCACGGTCTGGTCGGCGGTCACCGCATTGCCGGGATCGACGCGGCGCTGCGAGATGCGGCCGGAAATCGGGGCGATGACCCGGGTGAAGCCGAGGGTGAGGGACTGGGCGCGGACATTCGCGCGCGCGGCGTTGACGTCGGCTTCGCCCGAACGGACGGCGGCGAGGCGCTGCTCGACCTCCTCGGTGCTGGCCGCCTGCGACGCGGCAAGCGTGCGCGAACGGGCGAGCTCGGTGCGCGCATTGGCGAGCGTCGCCTCGGCCCGGGCGAGCTGCGCGCGCGCCTGATCGAGCTGGGCCTGGGCCGGCCGCGCATCGATGGTGAAGAGAAGCTGGCCCTGGCGGACATAATCGCCGTCGCGGAAATGCACGCCCTGCAGATATCCGGTGACGCGCGGCTTCACGTCGACCTCGTTGATCGCCTCGAAGCGTCCGACATAATCGTCCCAGTCGCGAACGTCGCCCTGGTAGGGCGTCGCGACGGTCACCGGCGGCGGTGGCGGCGCCGCGGGCGGCGCCTTCGAGCAGGCGGCGAGCAGCGTCGCGGCCAGAAGGAGCGGGAGGGCCAGTCGGTTGATCCGCATAAGCTCAGCTTCTTTCGATCGGCATCCTGACGGCCGGCGCAGGGGCCGGGGCTGCG
This genomic interval carries:
- the hmgA gene encoding homogentisate 1,2-dioxygenase produces the protein MSSTDMPGFANHFATEAVAGALPQGRNSPQRPAFGLYAEQLSGTAFTAPRHENRRSWLYRLRPSAAHPPYRRYEGAPLFAPGTDDAPLPPNRLRWDPLAMPDAPTDFVDGLVTMMANRDPASLEGCAVHIYRANADMADRYFFDADGELLLIPEMGRLDIRTEMGRIEIGPGEVALIPRGVRFRVLLPDTRARGYVAENHGALFRLPELGPIGSNGLANPRDFLTPSAAYEDRDAPVQLIQKNLGSLWITDLDHSPLDVVAWHGNLAPCKYDLRLFNVMGTVSYDHPDPSIFTVLTSPSHAPGRANADFVIFPPRWMVAEDTFRPPWFHRNVMSEAMGLIHGAYDAKANGFAPGGLSLHNLMAGHGPDVASWEKATNAELAPHKIDGTMAFMVETCWPYRPTRFALDHAQPDYDSAWGGFPKAKLP
- a CDS encoding efflux transporter outer membrane subunit — protein: MRRIFLAGVGALALSGCVVGPNYESPAPRAPAQTPFAGATSPAFTGDEPQGQWWQLFRDPTLDALIREALTANTDLRVAEANLRRARAVLSESRAGRLPSTTVSGSATYARQSGEALGLPGTSPTGDAYDVGLDVSYQLDLFGRIHRTIEASRADAEAVQAAFDLTRITVAAETTRAYADACSAGRQLAVAQESVRVQQETYDLTRRLLQGGRATMLESSQAGAQLDQTRATIPTLEAQRQTALYRLAVLTGRPPTEFPPAAAACATPPALAQAIPVGDGASLLARRPDIRQADRQLHAATARIGVATADLYPSISLGGSIGSSATSPGNLGHSDAFRFSVGPLISWSFPNIAVARARIREARADADAALASYDGTWLNALQETESALTRYARELDRLNTLRRAHGQAAEALRIARLRYQAGRENFQVVLDAQGALAAVDSQVAQSEAALSDNLVTLFLALGGGWQDAS
- a CDS encoding efflux RND transporter permease subunit, with protein sequence MNISSFFIERPIFAAVISVFITLIGAFSYPQLSLSQYPDIAPPTITVQATFPGASAETLAETVATPLEQEINGVEDMLYMSSSSTSSGTVQITVSFKPGTDLDAAQVLVQNRVALAEPRLPDQVRQIGVVVAKQSQGFLMIVALTATDPALDIDYIGNYANSGLRDRLLRLEGVGGVTVFGGGNYSMRVWIDPDRAAARNLTSDEIVNALRTQNVQVAGGAVGQPPFDRGGPAFELPVQVQGRLTDPAQFADVVIKTDPVTGAITRVRDIGRVELGSQDYGIRGYFGGRRGVALAIVQQPGSNALDAAERVLAEVQAASRDFPPGLHYSIPYNPTEYVQASVEAVQHTLIEAIILVVIVVVVFLQTWRAAIIPIIAIPVSLVGTFAVQLALGFSINSLSLFALVLAVGIVVDDAIVIVEAVERHVRDGLSPRDAAHRTMREVTGALIAIGLVLVSVFVPTAFVAGIPGIFYRQFAVTIASAAVISLIVSLTLSPALAALLLKPHKAGEEHREGSRFMRPLRVAADRFNRGFDWLSNRYGAFTGRVIRRSTIMLIVYAGLLGLTAWRLVATPTGFIPDQDQGFLIGVVQLPPGSSLERTDRTMLHALDIATHNPAVVDSGSFAGLDGTSFSQASNSAVLFLKLKDFSERRSADLTATALAGQITGAIAQAEQGAQVFFLSPPPVQGLGNGSGFTMEIQDRSNAGLPALQGATFAMMGAAAQSQKVTQVFSLFNTGSPRIEADIDRDRAQLLGVQPSQIYSALGTYLGSTYINDFNLFGRTFRVVAQAQPSSRNTLSDIGQLQVRSASGQMVPLSSVATFRQGSGAVRVARYNLFPAAELQGLAAPGVSSGDAIREMERLAAQHLPPGFGFEWTGLAYQQQAAGNTAVLIFSLAVVFVFLVLAAQYESLTLPLAVILIVPMCILAAMVGVNIRGLDNNILTQVGLVVLIALAAKNAILIVEFARQGEEELGMNKYEAAVYAAGTRLRPILMTSFAFIFGVIPLAIAVGPGAEMRQAIGTAVAFGMLGVTFFGLVFTPVFYIVTRSLGRFLPSKPERETHYPTSYDGLPDEPAPAGGEA
- a CDS encoding efflux RND transporter periplasmic adaptor subunit → MRINRLALPLLLAATLLAACSKAPPAAPPPPPVTVATPYQGDVRDWDDYVGRFEAINEVDVKPRVTGYLQGVHFRDGDYVRQGQLLFTIDARPAQAQLDQARAQLARAEATLANARTELARSRTLAASQAASTEEVEQRLAAVRSGEADVNAARANVRAQSLTLGFTRVIAPISGRISQRRVDPGNAVTADQTVLTTIVSTDPLHFAFDGSEALLLRYQREHAAGIGSEVRIRLQDEGQYVHRGRLDFVDNAIDPGAGTIRARAIVPNPDGFLRPGMFGHLQLAGSPPYRALMVPDTAIVTDSARRLVYVVDAQGNVAAKPVVLGPLVGSLRVIRSGIAPNDRVVIDGIQRAQPGQKVTPQNGRIQPPAANAPAEPTPPETPASVATPVTAG